Proteins from a single region of Juglans microcarpa x Juglans regia isolate MS1-56 chromosome 5S, Jm3101_v1.0, whole genome shotgun sequence:
- the LOC121268487 gene encoding probable WRKY transcription factor 49, translated as MEELRATWPDGLEDELIRELLDNQSPLFLLPEMTTEPAEDAIMNRLISTSTVYSEPTISEDLEDAFSATTSKDHQHQELSQPRISALMERCLNKVENKNTLKIKSYGINAMADDGYKWRKYGQKAIKNSPHPRSYYRCTNPRCNAKKQVERSSEDPQTLLITYEGLHLHFAYPHFIPAESQPISPTIKKAKKTHDQTQQILQELQESSADLTTPPDLQQQQQQQQQLFLRTSLDCPQEWDPEGMVVPQGLLEDVVMPFMIPNPLNNNTSPNYSSCSSYPSPPPSPPLFWSCATHSSACFDNIGIEH; from the exons ATGGAGGAACTAAGGGCGACGTGGCCGGATGGTTTGGAAGATGAACTCATTAGAGAGCTTCTCGACAATCAGTCTCCTTTGTTTCTGCTGCCGGAGATGACCACCGAACCGGCGGAAGATGCTATTATGAACCGGCTCATCTCAACTAGTACTGTCTACTCCGAGCCAACAATATCTGAAGATCTTGAGGATGCATTTTCTGCGACGACCTCAAAGGATCACCAACACCAAGAACTTTCACAACCCag AATTTCTGCGTTAATGGAGAGATGTCTGAACAAGGTTGAGAATAAGAACACACTGAAAATCAAGAGCTACGGTATTAATGCGATGGCTGATGACGGATATAAATGGAGGAAATACGGACAGAAAGCCATTAAGAATAGTCCACATCCTAG GAGCTATTACAGGTGTACCAACCCGAGGTGCAATGCAAAGAAGCAGGTAGAGAGGTCAAGCGAGGACCCACAGACACTCCTCATCACCTATGAAGGACTCCACTTACACTTTGCCTACCCACACTTCATACCTGCTGAATCCCAGCCTATTAGTCCAACCATCAAGAAGGCCAAGAAGACACATGATCAAACCCAGCAAATATTGCAGGAACTTCAAGAAAGCTCAGCAGATCTTACCACTCCTCCTGAtctgcagcagcagcagcagcagcagcagcagctatTCTTAAGAACATCTTTGGACTGTCCACAGGAATGGGACCCAGAAGGAATGGTCGTCCCACAAGGGTTGCTTGAAGATGTGGTCATGCCATTCATGATTCCAAATCCTCTCAACAATAATACATCCCCAAATTACTCTTCTTGTTCGTCTTacccttctcctcctccttcacCTCCTTTGTTTTGGTCATGTGCTACTCATTCTTCTGCATGTTTTGATAATATAGGCATCGAGCATTAG